AGCATCATTCCTGGCTGGTCAGGAAATTTGGTTACGAACATCTGATCCATGTCGATTCAGATGACCTGCAGCTGACCATTGATCCTCTTTTTAATTTTGAAGTTGGACAGGATCAGAATAATCATGGCAGTTACTATGTAAATACCCGTGGAATAATGGTTCAGGGCCGGATAGGGGAAAAATTATGGTTCTATTCCGATTATTACGAGAATCAGGCTGTATTTCCCGGATACCTGACGGCCTATGTCAGGCAGAATAAAGTAATCCCCGGGCAGGGACAGGCACGGGGATACGGGTCAAAGGGATTTGATTATTCGCAGGCCACCGGTTATCTTTCCTATTCTCCTTCCCGGCATTTTAATTTCCAGTTTGGACAGGGCAAAAATTTCATCGGTGACGGATACCGTTCGCTTCTGCTCAGTGATAATGCTTATAGCTATCCCTATTTTAAGGTTACCACCACCATCTGGAAGTTGCAATACACCAACCTGTATACCACCTTTCTCAATCTGGACGAGCCACATACCTATCAAAGCGGCTACAGGAGGAAATATGGCGCTTTTCATTACCTCAGCCTGAATGTTTTTAAAAACCTTCAGTTTTCGCTTTTTGAAAGCGTCATTTGGCAGAAACAGGATTCAACCGGAACGAGAGGATTTGATGTGAGTTACCTTAATCCCGTCATTTTTTATCATTCCGTGCAATTTTCGCTTGGTTCGCCGGATAATTCGGTCATCGGGGCAAACTTAAAATGGATCCCTTCCCGTCGTACCCAATTGTACGGGCAATTCGTACTTGACGATATGGACATCAGCAAAGCCAAGAAAGGTTCGGGTTATATCCTCAGTAAATATGGATTTCAGGGAGGCTTCAAATATTTTGACTGCCTGGGCCTCAAAAATTTATATTTTCAGACTGAGTACAACCAGGTCAGGCCCTATGTCTTCTCCCACAGGGTACCTGCACAAAATTACTCGCATTACAACCAGGTACTGACCGACCCGATGGGAGCCAATTTCAGGGAATCAATCAGTTTTCTGAATTACAGGTTTAAAAACCTCGGACTTTCAACCCAGTTCAATTATACAACCTATGGCGCTGATACTGTAAAATCCAATTGGGGACAAGATATTTTCAAGAGCGAAAATACAGCCTCACGAGGGAAAGACTCTTATGGCAATACGGTGGGACAGGGAGTTAAAACCACCCTCAAATATATTAACCTGGAACTCTCTTACCTGATGAATCCAAAAACCAACATGAACTTATGCATAGGCTACAGGCGCAGGGATCTTAGTTCAAAATTCAGTTCCAGCCTGACCAATTATGTTTATGTGGCTTTCAGAACCTCTCTGATTAATAAGTACTATGATTTTTAATTTTAAGGGGCAGGGAATTTGAGGTGGGTTGAGATTGTTTGAGATTGTTTGAAATGGTTTGAGGTGGTTTGAAGTGGTTTGAAGTGGTTTGAGATTGTTTGAGGTGGGTTGATATGGGTTGATATGGGTTAATAGGTTCAAGAGGTTTAAAGGGTTCAAGGGTTCAAGGGTTCAAGGGTTCAAAGAGTTCAAGGGATTCAAAGTTTCTTGTTTTCCGGGGTGAATTTTTCACCTTTTTAATCCCTGCCCCTTAAAAAAGGGTCTATAGCAGGAGGTTGGAGGTTTCCAAAAAGGCATTACCACAAGGACAGATCAAATCTATTTTCCTGTGCCTTCGACTCCGCTCAGGCACCACTTACAGCAACGCCGGCGATTGAAAGACTTTTCGTGACTTCGTAGTTTTATCTAAAGTTTTTATTTTTATCAATAATTCAATCGAACAACATCTAGCTTATGGGCGGCTTATAGAAAACCCAGTTCAAGTTTGGCTTCATCGGACATCCGGTCTTTATCCCAGGGCGGATCGAATACCAGGTTGATATTTACGCCTTTCACCCCTTCCACCCCACTTACCTTGGTGTTGACTTCTTCAACCAGGTCATCAATCAAGGGACAATTGGGCGCAGTTAAAGTCATCTTGATATCAACCATGCCTTCTTCATTAACATTCAGCTCATAAATCAGGCCCATATCATAGATGTTC
The nucleotide sequence above comes from Bacteroidota bacterium. Encoded proteins:
- a CDS encoding iron-sulfur cluster assembly protein, producing MEKVDYLQLESEVVNVLKTVYDPEIPVNIYDMGLIYELNVNEEGMVDIKMTLTAPNCPLIDDLVEEVNTKVSGVEGVKGVNINLVFDPPWDKDRMSDEAKLELGFL